The following coding sequences lie in one Mycobacterium sp. DL440 genomic window:
- a CDS encoding Tex family protein, translated as MTQSVTVGTIKSVTARLAEELAVREGQVVATVALLDEGATVPFIARYRKEVTGSLDDGQLRTLEERLGYLRELDQRREAVLASIEEQGKLTDELRAALIMADTKARVEDIYLPYKPKRRTKAQIAKEAGLEPLAERLLADPTLVPDEVAGEFLNDDIADASAALEGARHIIIERASEDAELVGATREKFWADGSLRTGPWSEEAAKSPAAQKFRDYFEFSEPLENMPSHRVLAVLRGEKEQALSLNFDGGEDDLYQAMIAQSLGIDMAAKSPATPWLTTTVRLAWRAKLMISAAVDARIRLRQRAEEEAVAVFARNLKDLLLAAPAGTRATLGLDPGFRTGVKVAVVDATGKVVDTCAIFPHQPQKQWDQSKAVLAALIARHNVDLIAVGNGTASRETDALASELIADIRSAGAKAPVTAMVSEAGASVYSASEYAAREMPNLDVTLRGAVSIARRLQDPLAELVKIDPKSIGVGQYQHDVTPGSLARSLNAVVEDAVNAVGVDLNTASVPLLARVSGVTESLAEAIVAHRESAGAFRSRKALLDVPRLGPKAFEQCAGFLRIRDGEDPLDASGVHPESYPVVRRILDRSGVTLAELIGDERTLRGLKPADFADERFGVPTVTDILAELEKPGRDPRPAFSTATFAAGVEKVGDLKPGMVLEGVVTNVAAFGAFVDVGVHQDGLVHVSAMADRFISDPHEVVKSGQVVKVKVVDVDVERQRIGLTLRLNDTPQQGKRPDRGGQGGPNRRDGGGNPGGGGNQGRGGDRRNQNRGNNSGRRESNQPTGSMADALRNAGFGK; from the coding sequence GTGACTCAGAGCGTGACCGTCGGAACCATCAAATCCGTAACTGCCCGTCTGGCCGAGGAACTCGCCGTGCGCGAAGGGCAGGTCGTCGCCACGGTGGCCCTGCTGGACGAGGGCGCGACAGTGCCGTTCATCGCCCGGTACCGCAAGGAGGTCACCGGCAGCCTCGACGACGGCCAGCTGCGCACCCTGGAGGAGCGCCTGGGTTACCTGCGCGAGCTCGACCAGCGTCGTGAAGCCGTCCTGGCCTCCATCGAGGAGCAGGGCAAGCTCACCGATGAATTGAGGGCTGCGCTCATAATGGCCGACACCAAGGCCCGGGTCGAGGACATCTACCTGCCCTACAAGCCCAAACGGCGCACCAAGGCCCAGATCGCGAAGGAAGCCGGCCTGGAGCCGCTGGCGGAGCGGCTGCTGGCCGATCCGACGCTGGTGCCCGACGAGGTTGCCGGCGAGTTTCTCAACGACGACATCGCCGACGCGTCGGCGGCGCTCGAAGGTGCCCGCCACATCATCATCGAGCGGGCCTCCGAGGACGCCGAGCTGGTCGGCGCGACCCGCGAGAAATTCTGGGCCGATGGCTCACTGCGTACCGGCCCGTGGTCCGAGGAGGCAGCGAAAAGCCCCGCCGCACAGAAATTCCGGGACTACTTCGAGTTCTCCGAGCCGCTGGAGAACATGCCGTCGCACCGGGTGCTCGCCGTGCTGCGCGGCGAGAAGGAACAGGCGCTGTCCCTGAACTTCGACGGCGGCGAGGACGACCTGTACCAGGCGATGATCGCGCAATCGCTCGGCATCGACATGGCCGCAAAGTCCCCGGCCACCCCGTGGTTGACCACCACCGTGCGGCTGGCCTGGCGCGCCAAGCTGATGATCTCGGCTGCTGTGGACGCCCGCATCCGGCTGCGTCAGCGCGCCGAAGAGGAGGCGGTGGCGGTATTCGCCCGCAACCTCAAGGACCTGCTGCTGGCCGCACCGGCCGGCACCCGCGCAACTCTGGGTCTGGACCCGGGATTCCGCACCGGGGTCAAGGTCGCCGTCGTCGACGCCACCGGCAAGGTCGTGGACACGTGCGCGATCTTCCCGCACCAGCCGCAGAAGCAGTGGGACCAGTCGAAAGCCGTCCTGGCGGCCCTGATCGCCCGGCACAACGTCGATCTGATCGCCGTCGGCAACGGAACCGCCTCACGCGAGACTGATGCCCTGGCCAGTGAGCTGATCGCCGACATCCGGTCGGCCGGGGCGAAAGCGCCGGTGACGGCCATGGTCAGCGAGGCCGGTGCCTCGGTGTACTCGGCGTCGGAATATGCGGCTCGGGAGATGCCCAACCTCGACGTGACGCTGCGCGGCGCGGTCTCGATCGCCCGTCGCCTGCAGGACCCGCTGGCCGAGCTGGTCAAGATCGACCCGAAGTCGATCGGGGTGGGGCAGTACCAGCACGACGTGACGCCGGGCTCGCTGGCGCGCAGCCTCAATGCCGTCGTCGAAGACGCGGTGAACGCGGTGGGTGTGGATCTCAACACCGCTTCGGTGCCGCTGCTGGCCCGGGTGTCCGGGGTTACCGAATCCTTGGCCGAGGCCATCGTGGCGCACCGCGAGAGCGCCGGCGCCTTCCGCAGCCGCAAGGCGCTGCTGGATGTTCCGCGCCTGGGCCCCAAGGCCTTCGAACAGTGCGCGGGCTTCCTGCGGATCCGCGACGGTGAGGACCCGCTGGACGCCTCCGGGGTGCACCCCGAGTCCTACCCCGTGGTGCGACGCATCCTGGATCGCTCAGGCGTGACGCTGGCCGAGCTGATCGGTGACGAGCGCACCTTGCGCGGGCTCAAGCCCGCCGACTTCGCCGATGAACGGTTCGGCGTTCCGACCGTGACCGACATCCTGGCCGAGCTGGAGAAGCCGGGACGCGACCCACGGCCCGCCTTCTCCACGGCCACCTTTGCCGCCGGTGTCGAGAAGGTCGGCGACCTCAAGCCCGGCATGGTGCTGGAGGGCGTGGTGACCAATGTCGCGGCCTTCGGCGCCTTTGTGGACGTGGGTGTACACCAGGACGGTCTCGTGCACGTCTCGGCGATGGCCGACCGGTTCATCTCCGACCCGCACGAGGTGGTGAAGTCCGGACAGGTGGTCAAGGTCAAGGTCGTCGACGTCGACGTGGAGCGACAGCGCATCGGCCTGACCCTGAGGCTCAACGACACTCCGCAGCAGGGCAAGCGGCCCGACCGGGGCGGCCAGGGCGGCCCGAACCGTCGCGACGGTGGCGGCAACCCGGGTGGTGGGGGCAACCAGGGCCGCGGCGGGGACCGGCGAAACCAGAACCGCGGCAACAACTCCGGTCGCCGCGAGTCGAATCAGCCGACGGGCTCGATGGCTGATGCGCTGCGCAACGCAGGTTTCGGAAAGTAG
- a CDS encoding TVP38/TMEM64 family protein, with protein MTDDDNPPAINRRPHILRLLAFAVFLFGLFYLVAIARVIDVDDIRALVASTGPAAPLAYVVVSACLGALFVPGPILAAGSGVLFGPVLGTFVTLGATVGTAVVASLIGRRAGRDSARALLGAQRADRLDHQIQRGGLWAVVGQRFVPGLSDALASYAFGAFGVPLWQMAAGAFIGSVPRAFVYTALGASIGDLSAPLAYTAIGVWCVTAIAGAFAAHRGYRSWRRHHSEADQAPEQTS; from the coding sequence ATGACTGACGACGACAATCCCCCCGCCATCAACCGGCGACCGCACATACTGCGGCTCCTCGCCTTCGCGGTGTTTCTCTTCGGCCTGTTCTATCTGGTGGCCATCGCCCGCGTCATCGATGTCGACGACATCCGGGCCCTCGTCGCCTCGACAGGACCCGCCGCGCCGCTGGCCTATGTCGTGGTGTCGGCCTGCCTCGGCGCGCTGTTCGTGCCCGGTCCGATCCTGGCCGCGGGCAGCGGTGTGCTGTTCGGGCCGGTGCTGGGCACCTTCGTGACCTTGGGCGCGACGGTGGGCACGGCCGTGGTGGCCAGCCTGATCGGCCGGCGCGCCGGACGGGACAGTGCCCGGGCCCTGCTCGGGGCGCAACGGGCCGACCGACTGGACCACCAGATCCAGCGGGGCGGCCTGTGGGCGGTGGTCGGGCAGCGTTTCGTGCCCGGACTATCCGACGCACTGGCGTCGTACGCCTTCGGCGCGTTCGGTGTGCCCTTGTGGCAGATGGCGGCCGGGGCGTTCATCGGCTCGGTGCCGCGCGCGTTCGTCTACACCGCCCTTGGCGCGTCGATCGGCGATCTCTCGGCCCCGCTGGCCTATACGGCGATCGGGGTGTGGTGCGTGACGGCGATCGCCGGGGCGTTCGCAGCCCACCGCGGCTACCGGTCCTGGCGCCGTCACCACTCCGAGGCCGATCAGGCCCCGGAGCAAACCTCGTAG
- a CDS encoding MerR family transcriptional regulator produces MRIGELARRTGVSQRSLRYYEEQGLLVSDRTPGGQREYPEKAVDRVIRIQELFAAGLHSRTISSLLPCMRDADGGPAPQATPRLLSELSAERHRLEQAIRDLSTSREILDGVIDAASG; encoded by the coding sequence ATGCGTATAGGCGAACTCGCACGCCGCACCGGGGTCAGCCAACGGTCGCTGCGCTATTACGAAGAGCAGGGCCTGTTGGTGTCCGACCGCACCCCGGGCGGGCAACGCGAGTATCCGGAGAAGGCCGTCGACCGGGTGATCCGCATCCAGGAGCTCTTTGCCGCCGGGCTGCACAGCCGCACCATCTCGTCGCTGCTGCCCTGTATGCGCGATGCCGACGGCGGACCTGCCCCGCAGGCCACACCCCGCCTGCTCAGCGAGCTTTCCGCCGAACGCCACCGGCTCGAGCAGGCGATCCGGGACTTGTCGACGTCACGCGAGATTCTCGACGGGGTGATCGACGCGGCGTCGGGGTGA
- a CDS encoding polysaccharide deacetylase family protein translates to MTTLQPPFTYSPIIERAPISWPGGARVAVYIGLNVEHFLADRPSTSIWPGTAELTPDALNYGWRDYGARVGIWRTIDAFDRHGIRPSVLLNSAVIEHHPQIVAAGVERNWTWLAHGQTNSILHTGLAVGEERRILATIAADIADATGRRPRGWMGPGLTETAHTPELLAELGFHYVLDWTNDDQPYPLTVPGMFSVPYSVELNDLLIFGKGFTGPEFVQMVIDQYEQLHADSATSGRVMALALHPFVIGQPFRHKYLEQVLEYLAAQPDAWLTTSDEIAAIRRNDCERVVLHPVDGRR, encoded by the coding sequence ATGACCACGTTGCAACCGCCTTTCACCTACAGCCCGATCATCGAACGTGCACCCATCAGCTGGCCCGGCGGCGCACGCGTCGCGGTCTACATCGGACTCAACGTCGAACACTTCCTCGCCGACCGGCCCTCGACGAGTATCTGGCCCGGTACCGCGGAGCTGACCCCCGATGCGCTCAATTACGGCTGGCGGGATTACGGGGCCCGGGTGGGGATCTGGCGCACGATCGACGCCTTCGACAGGCACGGCATCCGTCCCAGCGTGCTGCTGAATTCGGCTGTCATCGAGCATCATCCGCAGATCGTGGCCGCCGGCGTGGAACGGAACTGGACGTGGCTGGCGCACGGGCAGACCAACTCGATTCTGCACACCGGGCTGGCCGTCGGCGAGGAGCGTCGGATTCTCGCCACGATCGCCGCCGATATCGCCGATGCGACGGGCAGGCGCCCGCGCGGCTGGATGGGGCCGGGCCTGACCGAAACCGCTCACACTCCGGAATTGTTGGCTGAACTCGGTTTTCACTATGTCCTTGACTGGACCAACGATGACCAGCCCTACCCGCTGACAGTCCCAGGCATGTTCAGCGTGCCGTACTCGGTGGAACTCAACGATCTTCTGATCTTCGGAAAAGGCTTCACCGGGCCAGAGTTCGTGCAAATGGTGATCGATCAGTACGAGCAGCTGCACGCGGACTCTGCTACCAGTGGCCGGGTGATGGCATTGGCGCTGCACCCCTTCGTGATCGGGCAACCCTTCCGGCACAAGTACCTCGAGCAGGTTCTGGAGTACCTAGCCGCGCAACCTGACGCGTGGTTGACGACCAGCGATGAGATCGCGG